In one window of Meiothermus sp. DNA:
- a CDS encoding MFS transporter has protein sequence MRAHTNPWYLVLSSYWFASSFKWFLILLVLLPARVAELVPEPERATRLGFLFALGAVMAIIGPPIWGYISDRVGRRMPFLALGAILTAGSLVWMAYAGSYWQLVVAYLLLQLADDMATGPYSALIPDLTARRERGVASGWLGTLQVGGQVVAGAVGFLLANLQWQFLLIALVNLLAAGMILSLIREVPGLQPQRRGLWESMVAPWRNADFRWVWFTRFLVMLAQYTVQTYLQYYLADVVQTFQAFGQTLATEAFQAVALLGLLISIGAAISAVPAGRISDQQGRKPIIYVAGVGLAALMLPILLLPRYDVLIVLAVVFGFLYGAYLAVDWALVSDVLPNPKAHATDMGIWQTSIVLPQVLAGGFGAMLDTFNRQSAGSGYTVLFLIAAVCFVLGTLLVRQIRSVR, from the coding sequence ATGCGCGCCCACACCAACCCCTGGTACTTAGTGCTCTCCTCCTATTGGTTTGCGAGTAGCTTCAAATGGTTTCTGATTCTGTTGGTGCTGCTGCCGGCCCGGGTGGCCGAGCTGGTGCCCGAACCCGAGCGGGCCACCCGGCTGGGGTTCTTGTTTGCCCTGGGTGCGGTAATGGCCATTATTGGGCCGCCCATCTGGGGTTACATCTCCGACCGGGTAGGGCGTCGGATGCCCTTTCTGGCCCTAGGGGCCATCCTGACGGCAGGTTCGCTGGTCTGGATGGCCTATGCGGGCAGCTACTGGCAACTGGTGGTGGCCTATTTGCTGCTCCAGCTCGCCGACGATATGGCCACCGGCCCCTACTCGGCGCTCATTCCCGACCTTACGGCCCGCCGGGAACGCGGGGTGGCTTCGGGGTGGCTTGGAACCCTCCAGGTAGGGGGCCAGGTGGTGGCGGGGGCGGTGGGCTTTTTGCTGGCCAACCTACAGTGGCAGTTCCTCCTGATCGCCCTGGTCAACTTGCTGGCCGCCGGGATGATCCTGAGCCTGATTCGGGAGGTGCCGGGGTTGCAGCCACAAAGGCGAGGGCTTTGGGAGAGCATGGTGGCCCCCTGGCGCAACGCCGATTTCCGCTGGGTCTGGTTCACCCGCTTCCTGGTCATGCTGGCGCAATACACGGTACAGACCTACCTTCAGTACTACCTGGCCGATGTGGTGCAAACCTTCCAGGCTTTCGGCCAGACCCTGGCCACTGAAGCCTTCCAGGCGGTAGCGTTGCTGGGTCTGCTCATTTCCATTGGGGCCGCTATTTCGGCGGTGCCTGCGGGGCGCATATCCGACCAACAAGGCCGTAAGCCCATCATCTACGTGGCGGGGGTGGGGCTGGCGGCCTTGATGCTGCCCATCCTGTTGCTGCCGCGCTACGATGTGCTGATAGTGCTGGCAGTGGTGTTTGGGTTTCTGTACGGGGCCTATCTGGCGGTGGACTGGGCGCTGGTCTCGGACGTGTTGCCCAATCCAAAGGCCCATGCCACCGATATGGGTATCTGGCAAACCTCGATTGTGCTGCCACAGGTGCTGGCGGGCGGTTTTGGGGCCATGCTCGATACTTTCAATCGCCAGAGCGCGGGCTCGGGCTATACGGTGCTGTTCTTGATTGCCGCCGTGTGTTTTGTGCTGGGTACCCTTCTGGTGCGCCAGATTCGCTCGGTGCGCTAG
- a CDS encoding MFS transporter — MTPLSLLFLTLFNSILGLSVLFPILGPLARELGLSEVQVGLFSTGYALMQFVLAAYWGRRSEVLGRKPILLMGIVGFAVSFFLFAFFAWLGYQKVLLGWGLFAAMLFSRLLGGAFSSATLPTAQAYLADITPREGRTQSFAILGAAFGLGVIFGPAIGAGLAHFGLLAPVVFSASLALLNALFVWVVLPESRKAEARPQSPPQLSWADPRILPLLLIGLSINLASIAMEQTVAFLYQDRLLLSPAQTAQAVGIALVVFGVVGVLVQGVWVRAVKWPPRKLLMLGMPLLLLGYLGLMFASSFAWLTASLMLLGLGSMTSPGLTAAQSLAVSDDEQGAVAGLSSAAQALGRMLGPVVGTSLYGLSPAYPYVFSALLIGLALVFFLSRPQLASAR; from the coding sequence GTGACACCGCTTTCGTTGTTGTTTCTCACCCTGTTCAATAGCATTTTGGGCCTTTCGGTGTTGTTCCCCATCCTGGGGCCGCTTGCTCGCGAGCTGGGCTTGAGCGAGGTGCAGGTTGGATTGTTTTCCACCGGCTACGCCCTGATGCAGTTCGTCCTGGCCGCCTACTGGGGGCGTCGCAGCGAGGTGCTGGGGCGCAAGCCCATCCTGTTGATGGGCATTGTGGGTTTTGCAGTCAGCTTTTTTTTATTTGCTTTTTTTGCCTGGCTGGGCTACCAGAAAGTGCTTCTGGGGTGGGGTCTTTTTGCGGCTATGCTATTTTCCCGGCTTTTGGGGGGTGCTTTTTCTTCAGCTACCTTGCCCACTGCGCAGGCCTACCTGGCCGATATTACCCCCCGTGAAGGGCGTACCCAGAGCTTCGCCATTCTGGGGGCCGCTTTTGGTTTGGGGGTGATTTTTGGCCCCGCCATTGGGGCGGGGCTGGCTCATTTTGGCTTGCTGGCGCCGGTGGTTTTTTCGGCCAGCCTGGCCCTGCTGAATGCGTTGTTTGTGTGGGTGGTCTTGCCGGAGTCGCGCAAGGCTGAGGCCCGCCCCCAAAGCCCGCCCCAGCTCTCCTGGGCCGACCCCCGTATCCTGCCTTTGCTATTAATAGGCTTGAGCATCAACCTGGCCTCCATCGCCATGGAGCAGACAGTAGCTTTTTTGTATCAGGATCGTCTTTTGCTGAGCCCTGCCCAGACTGCCCAGGCTGTAGGTATAGCCCTGGTGGTTTTTGGGGTGGTGGGGGTGCTGGTGCAGGGGGTCTGGGTGCGGGCTGTCAAGTGGCCGCCGCGAAAGCTGCTGATGCTGGGGATGCCCCTGTTGTTGCTGGGCTACCTGGGCCTGATGTTTGCCTCTAGCTTTGCTTGGCTCACCGCTTCGCTGATGCTGCTGGGTTTGGGTTCCATGACCAGCCCTGGCCTCACGGCGGCTCAGTCGCTGGCGGTCTCCGACGATGAACAAGGTGCAGTAGCAGGCCTGTCCAGTGCGGCGCAGGCCCTGGGCCGGATGCTGGGGCCGGTGGTGGGTACCTCGTTGTACGGGCTTTCCCCGGCCTATCCCTATGTGTTTTCGGCCCTTCTGATCGGGTTGGCGCTGGTGTTTTTCCTTAGCAGGCCGCAGCTGGCAAGCGCTCGGTAG
- a CDS encoding DUF72 domain-containing protein produces MEIYLGTGGYTNEDWVGLLYPPEAKKDEWLSIYARTFNAVELNSSFYNIPGLKAFAGMLERSQGRVHWAIKIHQRMTHERNASEDDYRRLFESVAPLREAGVLGPFLAQFPQSFHRTPENRRYFAALAQRFADHVLAPGGLAVEFRHTSWDNEEVREAFHRAGLIWVSTDYPPLPGLPKNELHLTGETAYIRLSGRNKEKWHEGKDQSERHDYRYSEEELHYWVQALLAALEHHTLTQVWFIFNNTTKGHALANLEMLKKLLEEAGLQPG; encoded by the coding sequence GTGGAAATCTATCTGGGCACCGGCGGCTATACCAACGAGGACTGGGTGGGCCTCTTGTACCCCCCCGAGGCCAAAAAAGACGAGTGGCTCTCCATCTATGCGCGAACCTTCAACGCCGTGGAGCTGAACTCCTCTTTTTACAACATTCCGGGCCTCAAAGCCTTTGCTGGCATGCTCGAGCGCAGCCAGGGGCGGGTGCACTGGGCGATCAAAATTCACCAGCGCATGACCCATGAGCGCAACGCTAGCGAAGACGACTACCGGCGGCTTTTTGAGTCGGTGGCTCCATTGCGCGAGGCAGGGGTGCTGGGGCCCTTTCTGGCCCAGTTTCCCCAAAGCTTTCACCGCACCCCCGAAAACCGCAGGTATTTTGCCGCACTGGCCCAGCGTTTTGCCGACCACGTCCTGGCCCCTGGCGGCCTGGCAGTGGAGTTTCGTCACACTTCCTGGGATAACGAGGAGGTCCGCGAGGCTTTCCACAGGGCGGGGTTGATTTGGGTTAGCACCGATTATCCTCCCCTGCCCGGTCTGCCCAAGAACGAGCTACACCTCACCGGCGAGACTGCGTACATCCGGCTTTCGGGACGCAACAAGGAAAAGTGGCACGAGGGCAAGGATCAGTCCGAGCGACATGACTATCGCTACAGCGAAGAGGAACTGCACTACTGGGTGCAAGCGCTGCTGGCGGCGCTCGAGCACCACACCCTGACGCAGGTCTGGTTCATTTTCAACAACACCACCAAAGGCCACGCCCTGGCGAACCTGGAAATGCTCAAGAAGCTCCTGGAAGAAGCCGGGCTGCAACCCGGATAA
- the glmS gene encoding glutamine--fructose-6-phosphate transaminase (isomerizing) — MCGIVGYVGFRDASEVILDGLKRLEYRGYDSAGIAVKVNGHLEVVKKAGKLKVLADSLKEHRLSGQFGVGHTRWATHGAPTDPNAHPHMTEKGEIAVIHNGIIENYLPLKEGLIARGHTFSSETDSEVLAHLIEEKYQGSLTEAVRLALSEAYGAYALVVAHQNHEEIVVARTVSPLVIGLGEGENFVASDVPALLPYTRRVIFLHDGDMAVVRREGVQVTDLAGNPVEREVVTVEWSLEAAEKGGHPHYMLKEIYEQPRVLENTLGGRLYEEEAGVELGLSLEPTRYDKVHIVACGTAYYAAWVGKYLLEALARVPVEIDVASEYRYRDPVVDDKTLAICISQSGETIDTLEAIREAGRKGAGTLGVINAKGSSITREVDDTLYIHAGPEIGVASTKAYIAMLAAMAMLAVWMGRARGTLDETAARELLREMRKLPRLVEETLEQRPHIAHIAEKYHQAQDYLFLGRHIQAPTAYEGALKLKEISYIHAEAYPAGEMKHGPIALIDERLPVVVLATQSPFYEKTVSNIQEVRARGGRVIAVASEGDTEVQKFAQDVIYVPRTHPLLAPVVSVVPLQLLAYETAVFLGRDVDQPRNLAKSVTVE; from the coding sequence ATGTGCGGGATCGTGGGATATGTGGGTTTTAGAGATGCGTCGGAGGTGATTCTAGACGGGCTGAAGCGCCTGGAGTACCGGGGCTACGACTCGGCGGGAATTGCGGTCAAGGTCAATGGGCATCTGGAGGTGGTCAAGAAAGCGGGCAAGCTCAAGGTGCTGGCCGATAGCCTGAAGGAGCACCGCCTGAGCGGGCAGTTTGGGGTGGGACACACCCGCTGGGCCACCCATGGGGCCCCCACCGACCCCAACGCCCACCCTCATATGACCGAGAAGGGCGAGATTGCCGTGATTCACAACGGCATCATCGAAAACTACCTGCCCCTCAAAGAGGGCCTGATTGCGCGGGGCCACACCTTCAGCTCCGAGACCGACTCGGAAGTGCTGGCCCACTTGATTGAAGAAAAATACCAGGGGAGCCTGACCGAAGCGGTGCGACTGGCCCTCTCCGAGGCCTACGGGGCCTATGCCCTGGTGGTAGCCCACCAGAACCACGAAGAGATTGTGGTAGCCCGCACCGTGAGCCCGCTGGTAATTGGGCTGGGCGAGGGGGAGAACTTCGTGGCCTCGGACGTCCCGGCCCTCCTGCCCTATACCCGCCGGGTGATTTTTCTACACGACGGCGATATGGCGGTGGTGCGCCGCGAGGGGGTACAGGTCACCGACCTGGCCGGCAACCCAGTAGAGCGGGAAGTGGTGACGGTGGAGTGGAGCCTCGAGGCCGCCGAGAAAGGCGGACACCCCCACTACATGCTCAAAGAAATCTACGAGCAGCCCCGGGTGCTGGAAAACACGCTGGGGGGCCGCCTCTACGAAGAGGAAGCCGGGGTGGAGCTGGGCCTCAGCCTCGAGCCCACCCGCTACGACAAGGTGCACATCGTGGCCTGCGGCACAGCCTATTACGCGGCCTGGGTGGGGAAGTATCTGCTGGAGGCTTTGGCCCGGGTACCGGTAGAGATTGACGTGGCCTCCGAGTACCGCTACCGCGACCCAGTGGTGGACGACAAAACCCTGGCCATCTGCATCAGCCAGTCGGGCGAGACCATCGATACCCTCGAGGCCATTCGCGAGGCGGGGCGCAAGGGAGCCGGCACCCTGGGGGTCATCAACGCCAAGGGCAGCAGCATAACCCGCGAGGTAGACGACACCCTCTACATTCACGCAGGGCCGGAAATTGGGGTGGCTTCCACCAAAGCCTACATCGCCATGCTGGCCGCCATGGCCATGCTGGCGGTGTGGATGGGCCGGGCCAGGGGCACCCTAGACGAAACGGCGGCGCGGGAACTCCTGCGCGAGATGCGCAAGCTGCCCCGGCTGGTAGAAGAAACCCTGGAGCAACGCCCCCACATTGCCCATATTGCCGAGAAGTACCACCAGGCCCAGGACTATCTGTTCCTGGGGCGGCACATCCAGGCCCCCACCGCCTACGAAGGGGCCCTCAAGCTCAAAGAAATCAGCTACATCCACGCCGAGGCCTACCCCGCCGGCGAGATGAAACACGGCCCCATCGCCCTGATTGACGAGCGCCTGCCGGTGGTGGTGCTCGCCACCCAGAGCCCCTTCTACGAAAAAACTGTCTCCAACATCCAGGAGGTGCGGGCCCGGGGTGGGCGGGTGATCGCAGTGGCCAGCGAGGGTGATACCGAGGTACAGAAGTTTGCCCAGGACGTGATTTACGTGCCCAGAACCCACCCCCTGCTGGCCCCGGTAGTAAGCGTGGTACCGCTGCAACTCCTGGCCTACGAGACCGCCGTATTCCTGGGCCGCGACGTGGATCAGCCGCGGAACCTGGCCAAGAGCGTGACGGTCGAGTAG